The DNA window GGCCGTTTTCCCGGACGCATCCCGTAACAACGGCGCGCTGGTGATGTGCGAGGTCATGATGCCCGACGGCGTCACCCCGCACCCGTCCAACGCCCGTGCCACGATTCTCGATGATCCGGACACCTGGTTCGGCTACGAGCAGGAGTATTTCCTTTATGAAGACGGTGCCCCTCTCGGTTTCCCGAAGAATGGCTACCCTGCTCCACAAGGTCCGTACTACTGCGGTGTCGGCTTCAGCAACGTCGGTGACGTTGCCCGCCAGATCGTCGAAGAGCACCTCGAGCTTTGCCTCGAAGCCGGCATCAACCACGAAGGCATCAACGCCGAAGTGGCGAAGGGCCAGTGGGAGTTCCAGATCTTCGGCAAGGGTTCCAAGAAGTGTGCCGACGAAATGTGGGTTGCCCGTTACATCCTGAACCGCCTGTGCGAAAGCTACGGTGTGGATGTGAACTACCACTGCAAGCCGCTCGGCATGGAGCTCGATTGGAACGGCTCCGGCATGCACTGCAACTTCTCCACGAAGTACATGCGCGAAACCGGCGGCAAGGAGTACTTCGAAGCGCTCATGGCGGCTTTCGCCAAGAACCTGGACGAGCACATCGCCGTCTACGGTCCCGACAACCACATGCGCCTCACCGGTCTCCACGAAACGCAGTCGATCGACAAGTTCACCTACGGCATCGCCGACCGCGGTTCCTCGGTGCGTGTCCCGCACAGCTTCGTCAACGCCGGCTACAAGGGCTACCTTGAAGACCGCCGTCCGAACTCGCAGGGCGATCCTTACCAGATCTCCAGCCGCGTGCTGAAGACCATTGCGGAAGTGCCGCTTCCCTGATCTTTCCAGGCCATAGCACTCCATTCAAAGCGGCCGTCCGGGTAACCGGGCGGCCGTTTTTTTTGGGGGGTAAGGAGCCGGGGCCTTACTGTCCCGTCATTCCCGTGCACGCACACTTTCTCCGAAGGGACGTCTTGAGACGAGGCGGGGAGGCCGGTCTGTCCAAAGCGACAGTAAGGTCGCTGCTCCTTACGGGTTGCTGCTCCTTACGGGTGGGAAACGCTGGCGGTGGGTCGATTCGGGATTGCGGGAGGGCCGGAACTGCGCTCAGTGTGTGAGGCTCAATCCTCAATACGAACATGCGCTGGGAAGGACGACGTCAGAGTGGGAATGTGGAAGACCGCCGGGGCCGGGGGGGCGGTGGAGGTCTGGCGCTGGGTGGCGGGCTCGGGACGCTGGTCCTGCTGCTGGTCGTGTGGTTCCTGGGCGGGGATCCGATGCAGTTTCTCCAACAGACCCAGAGCGGGGGCGGATCGGTGGCCGAGGCTCCCGCGTCGCCGGAGGATGAACGTGCCAAGGCTTTCGTCAGAACCGTGCTCGCCGATACCGAAGACATTTGGAACGAGGAGTTCGCGCGGATGGGCCAGACTTATGAGGAGCCGAAGCTGGTGCTCTTCACTGGCATGGTCCAAAGCGGCTGCGGCGGGGCGAGCTCGCAGATGGGGCCTTTCTATTGTCCGGCGGACCGCACGGTATACATCGATCTCTCGTTCTTCCACGAGCTGGACCAGAAGTTCGGTGCGGCCGGGGATTTCGCGCAGGCCTATGTGATCGCCCACGAGGTGGGGCATCATGTGCAGAATCTGTTGGGCATTTCGGGCAAGGTCCACGAGGCGCAGCAGAGCGCGGGTGAGCGGGGGGCGAACGAGTTGTCGGTGCGGCTTGAGCTGCAGGCGGATTTCCTGGCCGGGATGTGGGCGCGCAAGGGCCAGCAGAAGTTCGATTTCCTGGAGCAGGGCGACCTGGAGGAAGCCCTGAATGCCGCCAACAAGATCGGCGACGATACCTTGCAGAAGCAGGCCCAGGGCCGCGTGGTGCCGGACTCCTTCACCCACGGCAGCTCGGTCCAGCGCATGCGCTGGTTCAAGAAGGGCCTGCAGAGTGATCGATTCGACCCGAACAACACGTTCCAGACCGACGACCTGTGAGAGGCGGTCTGGGAGAAGACCAAGACCTAAGGGGCGGGACGCCCCTTCAACGGACTGGGGCAAGATGCCCCAGCTACAGCAAGATGCCCCAGCTACATTTTCAGAAGACCTCTAACGACGACCTCTAACAGACCCATGCAACGCCGCCCCTTTCTCGCCACGCTCGGTGCCACCGCCGCTGCCATGACCACCGGAGCCCGTGCCCAGGAACCCGCCGCGGGCAAGAAGCTCGGCTGGGCGCTGGTCGGCCTCGGCTCGCTCAGCAAGAACCAGATCGCTCCGGCGCTCCAGAAAACGAAGCACGCGCGCCTCGCCGCGATCGTCACCGGCACGCCGGCCAAGGCGACCGAGTGGAAGGCGAAGTACGCGATCCCCGACAGCCACGTTTACGACTACGAGACCTTCGACAAGATCGCGGAGAATCCGGACGTGGATGTGATCTACATCGTGCTGCCGAATTCGATGCACGAGGAGTTCGTGGTCCGCGGGGCGAAGGCCGGCAAGCATGTCTTCTGCGAGAAGCCGATGGCGAACAGCGCGGAGGAGTGCCGCAAGATGATCGCCGCGATGAAGGCGGCCGGGAAGCAGCTCGGCGTGGGCTATCGCTGCCAATTCGAGCCGCATCACCGCGAGTGCATGCGCTTGGCGAAGGAGAAGGTTTTCGGGCCGCTGAAGTTCATCGAGGCGGGCTTCGGGTTCCAGATCGGCGATCCCAAGCAATGGCGGCTGCGCAAGGAGCTTGCGGGTGGCGGTGCGCTCATGGACGTGGGAGTGTACGCGCTGCAGGCCTGTCGCTATCTGACCGGTGAGGAGCCGGTCGAGATCACGGCGCAGGAGGTGAAGACAGATCCGGTGAAGTTTGCCGAGGTGGATGAGACGATTTCCTGGTCGATGAAGTTTCCTTCCGGCGTCGTGGCGTCGGTGATGACGACCTATGCTTTCAACGGGGCGAATTTCTTCACGGCGATCTGCGAGAAGGGCCGCTTCGGCATGGATCCCGCGTATAGCTACGATGGGTTGAAGGGCTGGACCTCGAAGCCGGACGTGAAGATCGAGTTCCCTGCGGTGGATCATTTCGCGACGGAGATGGATGCGTTTTCGGAAGCGATTCTGAACGGCAAGCCGTTTGCTCCGGCAGGGGAGGAAGGTCTCCGGGATCTGCTGGCGGTGGAGGCGATCTATCGCTCGATCAAGGATGGCAAGGCGGCGAAGGTGGAGGCCATGTGAGGAGGGCCGATGCTCTAAGGTAGGCGCGGTGGTGACACCGCGGAAGCTGTCCTTGCGGTCTGCTTTTTCACTGGCTTCCGCGTTCTCACGAACGCGCTTGCGGTTGCCGGTCCCTGCGATCCCGGAGGGATCACAGCGAGTAGCCGGTGGTCGCAGCCGCGCAGCGGCGAAGACCACCGGATCGAAAGAAACGGGAAAGGAATCCCGGAGGGGATTCCAGCCGGGCCGGAAGGACACCGTGGCACCTAACAATTCCCAGCAGGTCGAAGCCAGAATGAGAATGCGGGCAGCGTCCGATGTTCCTGCCCGGCTCGCATCCCTCCGGGATGCCTTTCGCTCCGTGCATCAACCGGGGGTGTCGCTTCGCTCAACCCCCGGCTACTTGCTGCTTCCCCTCCGGGGAAAATGACCCGATCTGGCTGCGTTCTCTGCGGGGAAAATGACTCGTTCGGATCTCTATCCCGGTAGTTTTTGCAATAACTCTCACGGACGCGCCTACGGTTGCCGGGGCCGCTCTTCCCCTCTTCCCATTTGCACGCCATGATCACCCGCTCCGCCTTTCTCAAGTCGCTCGCTGCGACTGCGCTGTTGCCGCGTTTTTCTGCGGCGGAAAAACCGGCCGCGAAACCGGATTTCGCGAAGGCCTTCCGCGACGGGATGGCGACGCTCGATGAGATCTTCTGGGTTCCGGAGATTGCCAACTGGCTCGACCGTCCGGGGAAGGACCTGCGCGGTCATTTCGAGGGGAAGATCAATCCGCCGTGGTGGTCGTGTGCAAATGCGGTCGAGGCGATGGTGGATTTCATGAACGTCACGCGCACGAGTCTTTACGATGCGCGTCTGCGCGAGATTCATGCGGGCAATGTCCTGCGGGGGAGCCGCTTGCCGAAGCTGGCCGACTCGCTCCGCAAGCAAGAGAAGTGGACGGAGGCTGACGAGGCGAAGCTGCGGCGGACGATGAA is part of the Luteolibacter arcticus genome and encodes:
- a CDS encoding glutamine synthetase beta-grasp domain-containing protein; translated protein: MPKFKLEYIWLDGYTPVPNLRSKTQLKDFDSFPTLEQLPLWGFDGSSTQQAEGRSSDCVLKPVAVFPDASRNNGALVMCEVMMPDGVTPHPSNARATILDDPDTWFGYEQEYFLYEDGAPLGFPKNGYPAPQGPYYCGVGFSNVGDVARQIVEEHLELCLEAGINHEGINAEVAKGQWEFQIFGKGSKKCADEMWVARYILNRLCESYGVDVNYHCKPLGMELDWNGSGMHCNFSTKYMRETGGKEYFEALMAAFAKNLDEHIAVYGPDNHMRLTGLHETQSIDKFTYGIADRGSSVRVPHSFVNAGYKGYLEDRRPNSQGDPYQISSRVLKTIAEVPLP
- the ypfJ gene encoding KPN_02809 family neutral zinc metallopeptidase, whose protein sequence is MRWEGRRQSGNVEDRRGRGGGGGLALGGGLGTLVLLLVVWFLGGDPMQFLQQTQSGGGSVAEAPASPEDERAKAFVRTVLADTEDIWNEEFARMGQTYEEPKLVLFTGMVQSGCGGASSQMGPFYCPADRTVYIDLSFFHELDQKFGAAGDFAQAYVIAHEVGHHVQNLLGISGKVHEAQQSAGERGANELSVRLELQADFLAGMWARKGQQKFDFLEQGDLEEALNAANKIGDDTLQKQAQGRVVPDSFTHGSSVQRMRWFKKGLQSDRFDPNNTFQTDDL
- a CDS encoding Gfo/Idh/MocA family protein; translated protein: MQRRPFLATLGATAAAMTTGARAQEPAAGKKLGWALVGLGSLSKNQIAPALQKTKHARLAAIVTGTPAKATEWKAKYAIPDSHVYDYETFDKIAENPDVDVIYIVLPNSMHEEFVVRGAKAGKHVFCEKPMANSAEECRKMIAAMKAAGKQLGVGYRCQFEPHHRECMRLAKEKVFGPLKFIEAGFGFQIGDPKQWRLRKELAGGGALMDVGVYALQACRYLTGEEPVEITAQEVKTDPVKFAEVDETISWSMKFPSGVVASVMTTYAFNGANFFTAICEKGRFGMDPAYSYDGLKGWTSKPDVKIEFPAVDHFATEMDAFSEAILNGKPFAPAGEEGLRDLLAVEAIYRSIKDGKAAKVEAM